A segment of the Colletotrichum destructivum chromosome 3, complete sequence genome:
CAAACCCCGTTCTCTTTCTCGCACGTGGTGAAAGTGTGGGAATGACTCGGGGATTGTTTGGTATGCGGTTGGATGCGGAGAAGGGCGGGAAACTTGATCGAGTTCTCCGCCCCCTGTCGACCAACCTCACCGTCTGATGGATGCGCCCCCTCACTTGGCGACGGGCATCATGTAGCATGTTACTCAAGCAGCAAGCAAGcgcacgcacacacagagagaaagagacacGATGTGTGGGGGAAAACTTGGAAGACTGGTTCGTGATGGAGGAGACGAGAGGGGCGCTGAACGGACCCGCGATGCCACTTTTCCTGCTCGAGAGGCGGTATAAGAATTGATTCCCGGCAACGCGCAATCGACTTTAGACAAGCAAATACTGACGCCGAAGTCATTGCCGTTTCTCGACTTCGGAAAAAAAGTTAAAAAAAACTCCAATATGGCTTACAGATCACTAggtctcgtcgccgccattgcATCCGCGGGACGAGTGGCGGCTCTCAGCAACGGCCTGGCCGATACGCCGCCGATGGGCTGGGTAAGTTGACAAACGAAGCTTTCAGGGAGCCTCTTCTacttttttcctttccctttctcGTCCCAGGACATGTGTAAAATAAACAGGTCACTGACGTATGTCTGCCAGAACAACTGGAACGCCTTCGCGTGCGACGTCTCCGAGGACCTCCTCCTGAGCACATCGGAGCGCGTCGTTAGTCTGGGCCTGCGTGACTTGGGCTACAATCACGTCGTGCTGGACGACTGCTGGCAGGATGTCAACGGCCGCGATGCCCAGGGCAAGCTGCAGCCGAACCTCGACAAGTTCCCCAACGGCCTGAACCACGTCTCGGACCACCTCCACAGCCTGGGGTTGAAGTACGGCATGTACTCGAGCGCCGGCGAGATGACGTGCGCGAGATTTGGTGAGTTGTTTTGACCCCGGATTCAAAAGTCTTATTCCACATCATGAGAACGGTGTCCTCTGAAGAGTAGTCTTATGACAATTCTCATCAAGAACGACGATGTCCCCATTACATATCATGAAGGACGGCTCTGGCTGACATATCCAAAAAAAACAAAGCCGGCTCTCTCGACCACGAAAAGGACGACGCTCAGAGCTTCGCATCTTGGGGCGTCGACTTCCTCAAGTACGACAACTGCTACCAcatgggccgcatgggcACGCCCCAGATCTCCTTCAACCGCTTCAAGGTCATGGCCGACGCCCTCAACGCGACGGGGCGGCCCATCGCCCTGAGTCTCTGCAACTGGGGCGAAGACTACGTCCATACCGTAAGCCctgcctccctcccttcctcccctaACATCTTTGTATTTCCCATTCATTCATacatctctctctcccaatCGTACAAACTGACAAACCCTAACCCCCCAGTGGGGAATGTCCCTCTCCAACGCCTGGCGTATGTCGGGCGACATCTACGACTCCTTCACCCGCCCCGACGACCTCTgcagctgctcctcggccgccgacccCTTCTGCATCGCCCCGGGCACCCACTGCTccgtcctcttcatcctcaaccGCGTCGCCACCTTCGCCGATCGCAGCATCCCCGGCGGCTGGAACGACCTCGAcatgctcgaggtcggccagggcggcatgacggacgaggagtACAAGGCGCACTTCGCCCTCTGGGCCGCCCTCAAGTCGCCCCTGATGCTCGGCAACGACCTGCGCTCCAtgcccgccgacgccctgaGCATCGTCAACAACccggccatcatcgccctcaGCCAGGACCCGCACGGCCGCAGCGCCCTGCGCGTCCGGAgggacgtcggcggcgccttgGTCCCGGACgagcacggcgtcgccgaggcc
Coding sequences within it:
- a CDS encoding Putative glycoside hydrolase family 27/36, glycoside hydrolase, family 27, aldolase-type TIM barrel, with the protein product MAYRSLGLVAAIASAGRVAALSNGLADTPPMGWNNWNAFACDVSEDLLLSTSERVVSLGLRDLGYNHVVLDDCWQDVNGRDAQGKLQPNLDKFPNGLNHVSDHLHSLGLKYGMYSSAGEMTCARFAGSLDHEKDDAQSFASWGVDFLKYDNCYHMGRMGTPQISFNRFKVMADALNATGRPIALSLCNWGEDYVHTWGMSLSNAWRMSGDIYDSFTRPDDLCSCSSAADPFCIAPGTHCSVLFILNRVATFADRSIPGGWNDLDMLEVGQGGMTDEEYKAHFALWAALKSPLMLGNDLRSMPADALSIVNNPAIIALSQDPHGRSALRVRRDVGGALVPDEHGVAEAQVWSGRLENGDQVVIFLNAAGADLDMESSLAEIFVSDGPGGSAPQVKSAWAVHDLWADRMSTQTAESLFAAESHEARAKILNEANWYNATEIPYAVGLEREDPRLFGKKVGEVAAKGVLKAKVPSHAAKVFRLRRIATPGDGFKAKSHDRTQRTVKEEL